The proteins below are encoded in one region of Flavobacterium sp. IMCC34852:
- a CDS encoding HYR-like domain-containing protein: MKSKITLLLLTLFMCVSNSYSQFTSNFPDLRLCGNSPNYYLDVFNCDSNNFELDNVFLSLTNVNGQPLSNTTCTIGVTQQVYVMLNYTSNASNTPNNCRLFADLSIDGNVTGINAYLGSIAPGAGQRQIYGPFNWTCGQELVLDRILVVWRTGGSSTQLSSYSCSTYNSAQCEMPGLTVISKPLAVQFTYKACKVGNNTTVYFTSTTNGGIAPYTFAWDFDNNGTTDSTVVNPTHTYTTANNTAKLTVTDSQGLTNTYTLPIVSPTELMLSETHVNVSCGGGGTGSIDLSVSGGTPGYTYSWSNGSTSQDLSGLAAGTYTVTVTDANGCQKILPVTISGGDATNPVVNAPANTTIQGCGTSSVATAGLLAYSSSQTTITIAQFNQAGGSFTDASAISSITYQDTQSGTCPTIVTRTFRVTDSCNNVGTAVQTITIQDTTAPVIAALPAVSSVSCPAAPLFTQATATDNCGGQVTLVFNDVTTNGACAGSYSVTRTWTATDACGNSSTATQTINVTDTTAPVIAALPAPSTISCPATPEFAQATATDACGSGATLTFVDNTTNGACAGSYSVTRTWTATDACGNSSTATQTINVTDTTAPVIAALPAPSTISCPATPEFAQATATDACGSGATLTFVDNTTNGACAGSYSVTRTWTATDACGNSSTATQTINVTDTTAPVIAALPAPSTISCPATPEFAQATATDACGSGATLTFVDNTTNGACAGSYSVTRTWTATDACGNSSTATQTINVTDTTAPVIAALPAPSTISCPATPEFAQATATDACGSGATLTFVDNTTNGACAGSYSVTRTWTATDACGNSSTATQTINVTDTTAPVIAALPAPSTISCPATPEFAQATATDACGSGATLTFVDNTTNGACAGSYSVTRTWTATDACGNSSTATQTINVTDTTAPVIAALPAPSTISCPATPEFAQATATDACGSGATLTFVDNTTNGACAGSYSVTRTWTATDACGNSSTATQTINVTDTTAPVIAALPAPSTISCPATPEFAQATATDACGSGATLTFVDNTTNGACAGSYSVTRTWTATDACGNSSTATQTINVTDTTAPVIAALPAPSTISCPATPEFAQATATDACGSGATLTFVDNTTNGACAGSYSVTRTWTATDACGNSSTATQTINVTDTTAPVIAALPAASTISCPATPEFAQATATDACGSGATLTFVDNTTNGACAGSYSVTRTWTATDACGNASTATQTITVQDNSAPVFAALPATSTIECPATPSFATATATDACGSGVTLTFADTTANGNCAGNYSVTRTWTATDACGNTATVSQTINVQDNTAPTFTVPANVTINAGANCAIDTNPGTTGTVTNISDACDATPTVTYTDSDCFGNDNEASINAGNGNYFYFDVTGFDNLTAKDIQKVALAFETNQGKGRAEFTLVAPNGSAVVLVGPYCTGGACDDPTPSDQELYLPVFYPNSSGYTQWNNNNVVTQDIPQNFTPNGALSSPNTITGLTSYVSSFENLTGPMNGTWFIFSRKQASVNGSINFNSVCLTPLDICESNRVITRTWTVTDECGNAASATQTIRVQDVTAPVIATLPATSTINCPATPEFAQATATDNCDTDVSLTFVDTTTNGNCAGSYSVTRTWTATDACGNSSTASQTINVQDVTAPVIAALPATSTISCPAAPEFAQAIATDECGSAFELTFADVTTNGNCAGSYSVTRTWTATDACGNSSTASQTINVQDVTAPVIAALPATSTISCPAAPEFAQATATDECGSAFELTFADVTTNGNCAGSYSVTRTWTATDACGNSSTASQTINVQDVTAPVIAALPATSTISCPAAPEFAQATATDECGSAFELTFADVTTNGNCAGSYSVTRTWTATDACGNSSTASQTINVQDVTAPVIAALPATSTISCPATPEFAQATATDECGSAFELTFADVTTNGNCAGSYSVTRTWTATDACGNSSTASQTINVQDVTAPVIAALPATSTISCPAAPEFAQATATDECGSAFELTFADVTTNGNCAGSYSVTRTWTATDACGNSSTASQTINVQDVTAPVIAALPATSTISCPAVPEFAQATATDECGSAFELTFADVTTNGNCAGSYSVTRTWTATDACGNSSTASQTINVQDVTAPVIAALPATSTISCPAAPEFAQATATDECGSAFELTFADVTTNGNCAGSYSVTRTWTATDACGNSSTASQTINVQDVTAPVIAALPATSTISCPAAPEFAQATANDECGSAFELTFADVTTNGNCAGSYSVTRTWTATDACGNSSTASQTINVQDVTAPVIAALPATSTISCPAAPEFAQATATDECGSAFELTFADVTTNGNCAGSYSVTRTWTATDACGNSSTASQTINVQDVTAPVIAALPATSTISCPAAPEFAQATATDECGSAFELTFADVTTNGNCAGSYSVTRTWTATDACGNSSTASQTINVQDVTAPVITTQASNIIAECDGNGNELALYTWLTNNGGATATDECSPVTWSNNFSEIANDCSAAVTVVFTATDECGNTASSSATFTINDTQNPVAPEAPANVTVACATDIPANVSLTATDNCSNEITVQGVDTTTQGNCPNSFSVTRTWTFTDACGNSSSVSQTITVSDTIAPVAPEAPADVTVACAGDVPAMISLTAIDNCSGEITAQGVDTTTQGNCPNSFSVTRTWTFTDACGNSSSVSQTITVSDTIAPVAPEAPADVTVACADDVPAMISLTAIDNCSGEITAQGVDTVTQGNCPNSFSVTRTWTFTDACGNSSSVSQTITVSDTIAPVAPEAPADVTVACADDVPAMISLTAIDNCSGEITAQGVDTVTQGNCPNSFSVIRTWTFTDACGNSSSVSQTITVSDTIAPVAPEAPADVTVACAGDVPAMISLTAIDNCSGEITAQGVDTVTQGNCPNSFSVTRTWTFTDACGNSSSVSQTITVSDTIAPVAPEAPADVTVACAGDVPAMISLTAIDNCSGEITAQGVDTVTQGNCPNSFSVTRTWTFTDACGNSSSVSQTITVIDTIAPVAPEAPADVTVACAGDVPAMISLTAIDNCSEEITVQGVDSTVQGDCPNSFVVTRTWTFTDACGNSSSVSQTITVNDTIAPVVPEAPANVTVACAGEVPAMISLTATDNCGDFITVDGVDSTIQGDCPNSFTVTRTWTFTDACGNTSSVSQTISVVDETAPVVPAAPADVTVTCAGDVPATISLTATDNCGDSITAQGVDSIVQGDCPNSFTVTRTWTFTDACDNTSTVSQTITVNDTVVPTFNEVAPANTTASCDNIPAAAVLTATDNCGTATVAMVETIIQGNCPSNYEITRTWTATDACGNTSTQTQTIGVSDTVGPVLITPLDPKVDVECTEIPAPPTLEFTDNCSAVGTPVYTETTSEVNNGSYTITRTWVVSDACGNLSQTYTQYVYVNQTSEVVNLTEVETSNNLDTNIPLADQLPANVIGGGTWTNVNNVGGFNAANNTFNPLGITPGVYLFSYTVYDGTCPTVYNLPISVGEVRDCENIIIHNAFTPNGDAFNQYFNIENIEDITCYPTNNVQIYNRWGILVYETKNYDNNTRRFEGISEGRVTVSKSEELPTGTYFYIIEWTTSEGNKVVKDGYLYLTR; the protein is encoded by the coding sequence ATGAAATCAAAAATTACATTATTATTACTGACACTCTTCATGTGCGTTAGTAATTCGTATTCACAATTCACATCAAATTTCCCTGATTTGAGGTTGTGTGGTAACTCACCCAACTACTACTTGGATGTGTTCAATTGTGATTCCAATAATTTTGAGTTAGACAATGTTTTCTTGAGTCTGACCAATGTTAACGGACAGCCGTTAAGTAATACGACTTGTACTATTGGGGTAACCCAACAAGTATATGTAATGCTAAACTATACCTCTAACGCCAGCAATACGCCTAACAACTGTAGGTTATTTGCGGATTTATCCATTGATGGAAACGTTACAGGTATTAATGCTTACTTAGGAAGTATTGCGCCGGGCGCCGGGCAAAGACAAATTTACGGACCATTCAACTGGACTTGTGGGCAAGAACTCGTCTTAGACAGAATCCTTGTGGTATGGAGAACCGGTGGAAGTTCAACTCAATTATCTTCTTACAGCTGCAGTACTTATAATTCTGCTCAATGTGAGATGCCGGGTTTGACTGTAATCTCAAAACCTTTGGCAGTACAATTTACTTATAAAGCTTGTAAAGTAGGAAATAATACAACTGTATATTTTACTTCAACAACCAATGGTGGTATTGCTCCGTATACGTTTGCTTGGGATTTTGATAATAATGGAACAACTGATTCTACTGTTGTCAATCCGACGCACACTTACACTACGGCAAATAACACTGCTAAACTGACAGTAACTGATTCACAAGGATTAACTAACACTTACACTTTACCTATTGTTAGTCCAACTGAATTAATGTTGAGTGAAACTCATGTCAATGTAAGTTGTGGTGGTGGTGGCACCGGTTCAATCGACTTAAGTGTTTCTGGTGGTACACCGGGATATACTTATTCTTGGTCAAACGGTTCAACTTCTCAAGACTTGAGTGGTTTAGCTGCCGGAACATATACCGTAACAGTAACTGATGCTAATGGTTGTCAAAAAATATTACCGGTAACTATCAGTGGTGGAGATGCTACTAATCCGGTAGTTAATGCTCCGGCTAATACAACTATACAAGGTTGCGGAACAAGTTCAGTAGCAACTGCCGGTTTACTTGCTTATTCTAGTTCGCAAACTACTATTACTATTGCTCAATTCAATCAAGCAGGCGGATCTTTTACAGATGCTTCTGCTATTTCAAGTATAACTTATCAAGATACCCAAAGTGGTACTTGTCCAACTATAGTAACCAGAACTTTCAGAGTTACTGATTCTTGTAATAATGTAGGAACTGCTGTTCAAACCATTACAATTCAGGACACAACTGCTCCGGTTATCGCAGCTTTACCTGCTGTTTCATCTGTTTCTTGTCCGGCAGCACCTTTGTTTACTCAAGCAACTGCAACTGATAATTGTGGTGGTCAAGTTACTCTTGTTTTCAATGATGTAACCACTAATGGTGCTTGTGCCGGTTCGTATTCTGTAACCAGAACTTGGACCGCTACTGATGCTTGTGGAAACTCTTCTACTGCAACCCAAACCATTAATGTAACTGATACAACTGCTCCGGTTATCGCAGCTTTACCTGCGCCTTCAACTATCTCTTGTCCGGCAACGCCTGAGTTCGCTCAAGCAACTGCTACTGATGCTTGTGGTTCTGGTGCTACTTTAACTTTCGTTGACAATACTACTAATGGTGCTTGTGCCGGTTCGTATTCTGTAACCAGAACTTGGACCGCTACTGATGCTTGTGGAAACTCTTCTACTGCAACTCAAACCATTAATGTAACTGATACAACTGCTCCGGTTATCGCAGCTTTACCTGCGCCTTCAACTATCTCTTGTCCGGCAACGCCTGAGTTCGCTCAAGCAACTGCTACCGATGCTTGTGGTTCTGGTGCTACTTTAACTTTCGTTGACAATACTACTAATGGTGCTTGTGCCGGTTCGTATTCTGTAACCAGAACTTGGACCGCTACTGATGCTTGTGGAAACTCTTCTACTGCAACTCAAACCATTAATGTAACTGATACAACTGCTCCGGTTATCGCAGCTTTACCTGCGCCTTCAACCATCTCTTGTCCGGCAACGCCTGAGTTCGCTCAAGCAACTGCTACCGATGCTTGTGGTTCTGGTGCTACTTTAACTTTCGTTGACAATACTACTAATGGTGCTTGTGCCGGTTCGTATTCTGTAACCAGAACTTGGACCGCTACTGATGCTTGTGGAAACTCTTCTACTGCAACTCAAACCATTAATGTAACTGATACAACTGCTCCGGTTATCGCAGCTTTACCTGCGCCTTCAACCATCTCTTGTCCGGCAACGCCTGAGTTCGCTCAAGCAACTGCTACCGATGCTTGTGGTTCTGGTGCTACTTTAACTTTCGTTGACAATACTACTAATGGTGCTTGTGCCGGTTCGTATTCTGTAACCAGAACTTGGACCGCTACTGATGCTTGTGGAAACTCTTCTACTGCAACTCAAACCATTAATGTAACTGATACAACTGCTCCGGTTATCGCAGCTTTACCTGCGCCTTCAACCATCTCTTGTCCGGCAACGCCTGAGTTCGCTCAAGCAACTGCTACCGATGCTTGTGGTTCTGGTGCTACTTTAACTTTCGTTGACAATACTACTAATGGTGCTTGTGCCGGTTCGTATTCTGTAACCAGAACTTGGACCGCTACTGATGCTTGTGGAAACTCTTCTACTGCAACTCAAACCATTAATGTAACTGATACAACTGCTCCGGTTATCGCAGCTTTACCTGCGCCTTCAACCATCTCTTGTCCGGCAACGCCTGAGTTCGCTCAAGCAACTGCTACCGATGCTTGTGGTTCTGGTGCTACTTTAACTTTCGTTGACAATACTACTAATGGTGCTTGTGCCGGTTCGTATTCTGTAACCAGAACTTGGACCGCTACTGATGCTTGTGGAAACTCTTCTACTGCAACTCAAACCATTAATGTAACTGATACAACTGCTCCGGTTATCGCAGCTTTACCTGCGCCTTCAACCATCTCTTGTCCGGCAACGCCTGAGTTCGCTCAAGCAACTGCTACCGATGCTTGTGGTTCTGGTGCTACTTTAACTTTCGTTGACAATACTACTAATGGTGCTTGTGCCGGTTCGTATTCTGTAACCAGAACTTGGACCGCTACTGATGCTTGTGGAAACTCTTCTACTGCAACTCAAACCATTAATGTAACTGATACAACTGCTCCGGTTATCGCAGCTTTACCTGCGCCTTCAACCATCTCTTGTCCGGCAACGCCTGAGTTCGCTCAAGCAACTGCTACCGATGCTTGTGGTTCTGGTGCTACTTTAACTTTCGTTGACAATACTACTAATGGTGCTTGTGCCGGTTCGTATTCTGTAACCAGAACTTGGACCGCTACTGATGCTTGTGGAAACTCTTCTACTGCAACTCAAACCATTAATGTAACTGATACAACTGCTCCGGTTATCGCAGCTTTACCTGCGGCTTCAACTATCTCTTGTCCGGCAACGCCTGAGTTCGCTCAAGCAACTGCTACCGATGCTTGTGGTTCTGGTGCTACTTTAACTTTCGTTGACAATACTACTAATGGTGCTTGTGCCGGTTCGTATTCTGTAACCAGAACTTGGACCGCTACTGATGCTTGTGGAAATGCTTCTACAGCTACTCAAACCATTACTGTTCAAGACAACTCTGCTCCTGTTTTTGCAGCCTTACCGGCTACTTCAACTATAGAGTGTCCTGCTACACCTTCATTTGCTACGGCTACTGCAACAGATGCTTGTGGTTCAGGTGTTACCTTGACTTTTGCTGACACTACCGCAAATGGTAACTGTGCCGGTAATTATTCTGTAACCAGAACTTGGACGGCTACCGATGCTTGTGGAAATACTGCTACAGTATCTCAAACTATTAATGTACAAGATAATACGGCTCCTACATTTACCGTTCCAGCCAATGTAACAATCAACGCAGGTGCAAACTGTGCTATTGATACTAATCCGGGAACAACAGGAACAGTGACTAATATTTCTGATGCTTGTGATGCTACTCCAACAGTAACTTATACTGACTCAGATTGCTTCGGAAACGATAATGAAGCATCTATTAATGCAGGAAATGGTAATTATTTCTACTTTGATGTAACAGGATTTGATAATCTAACTGCAAAAGACATCCAAAAAGTGGCTTTGGCTTTCGAAACCAATCAAGGAAAAGGAAGAGCTGAATTTACTTTAGTAGCGCCAAATGGTAGTGCTGTAGTTTTAGTTGGACCTTATTGTACCGGTGGTGCTTGTGATGATCCAACACCTAGTGATCAGGAATTATATTTACCTGTTTTCTATCCAAATAGCTCAGGATATACTCAATGGAACAACAATAATGTTGTAACTCAAGATATACCGCAAAACTTTACACCAAATGGTGCTCTATCATCACCAAATACAATCACTGGATTAACATCTTATGTTTCTAGTTTTGAAAATTTAACAGGTCCAATGAATGGTACTTGGTTTATTTTCTCAAGAAAACAAGCTAGTGTTAATGGAAGTATCAACTTCAACAGTGTTTGTTTGACTCCATTAGATATTTGTGAAAGCAACAGAGTGATTACAAGAACTTGGACTGTAACTGACGAATGTGGTAACGCTGCTTCAGCAACTCAAACAATCAGAGTTCAAGATGTAACAGCTCCTGTTATTGCAACATTACCTGCTACTTCAACTATCAACTGTCCGGCTACGCCTGAGTTCGCTCAAGCTACTGCTACTGACAATTGTGATACTGATGTTAGTTTGACTTTTGTTGACACTACTACGAATGGTAATTGTGCAGGTTCTTATTCTGTAACCAGAACTTGGACGGCTACTGACGCTTGTGGAAATTCTTCTACTGCTTCTCAAACTATTAACGTACAAGACGTAACGGCTCCGGTTATCGCAGCGTTACCTGCTACTTCAACTATCTCTTGTCCGGCTGCGCCTGAGTTCGCTCAAGCTATTGCTACGGACGAATGTGGTTCAGCTTTCGAATTGACTTTCGCTGATGTAACTACTAATGGTAATTGTGCAGGTTCATACTCTGTAACCAGAACTTGGACGGCTACTGATGCGTGTGGAAATTCTTCTACTGCTTCTCAAACTATTAACGTACAAGACGTAACAGCTCCGGTTATCGCAGCGTTACCTGCTACTTCAACTATCTCTTGTCCGGCTGCGCCTGAGTTCGCTCAAGCTACTGCTACTGACGAATGTGGTTCAGCTTTCGAATTGACTTTCGCTGATGTAACTACTAATGGTAATTGTGCAGGTTCTTATTCTGTAACCAGAACTTGGACGGCTACTGACGCTTGTGGAAATTCTTCTACTGCTTCTCAAACTATAAATGTACAAGACGTAACGGCTCCGGTTATCGCAGCGTTACCTGCTACTTCAACTATCTCTTGTCCGGCTGCGCCTGAGTTCGCTCAAGCTACTGCTACTGACGAATGTGGTTCAGCTTTCGAATTGACTTTCGCTGATGTAACTACTAATGGTAATTGTGCAGGTTCATACTCTGTAACCAGAACTTGGACGGCTACTGACGCTTGTGGAAATTCTTCTACTGCTTCTCAAACTATAAACGTACAAGACGTAACAGCTCCGGTTATCGCAGCGTTACCTGCTACTTCAACTATCTCTTGTCCGGCTACGCCTGAGTTCGCTCAAGCTACTGCTACGGACGAATGTGGTTCAGCTTTCGAATTGACTTTCGCTGATGTAACTACTAATGGTAATTGTGCAGGTTCTTATTCTGTAACCAGAACTTGGACGGCTACTGATGCGTGTGGAAATTCTTCTACTGCTTCTCAAACTATTAACGTACAAGACGTAACGGCTCCGGTTATCGCAGCGTTACCTGCTACTTCAACTATCTCTTGTCCGGCTGCGCCTGAGTTCGCTCAAGCTACTGCTACGGACGAATGTGGTTCAGCTTTCGAATTGACTTTCGCTGATGTAACTACTAATGGTAATTGTGCAGGTTCATACTCTGTAACCAGAACTTGGACGGCTACTGATGCGTGTGGAAATTCTTCTACTGCTTCTCAAACTATTAACGTACAAGACGTAACGGCTCCGGTTATCGCAGCGTTACCTGCAACTTCAACTATCTCTTGTCCGGCTGTGCCTGAGTTCGCTCAAGCTACTGCTACTGACGAATGTGGTTCAGCTTTCGAATTGACTTTCGCTGATGTAACTACTAATGGTAATTGTGCAGGTTCATACTCTGTAACCAGAACTTGGACGGCTACTGATGCGTGTGGAAATTCTTCTACTGCTTCTCAAACTATAAATGTACAAGACGTAACGGCTCCGGTTATCGCAGCGTTACCTGCTACTTCAACTATCTCTTGTCCGGCTGCGCCTGAGTTCGCTCAAGCTACTGCTACTGACGAATGTGGTTCAGCTTTCGAATTGACTTTCGCTGATGTAACTACTAATGGTAATTGTGCAGGTTCATACTCTGTAACCAGAACTTGGACGGCTACTGATGCGTGTGGAAATTCTTCTACTGCTTCTCAAACTATAAATGTACAAGACGTAACGGCTCCGGTTATCGCAGCGTTACCTGCAACTTCAACTATCTCTTGTCCGGCTGCGCCTGAGTTCGCTCAAGCTACTGCTAATGACGAATGTGGTTCAGCTTTCGAATTGACTTTCGCTGATGTAACTACTAATGGTAATTGTGCAGGTTCATACTCTGTAACCAGAACTTGGACGGCTACTGATGCGTGTGGAAATTCTTCTACTGCTTCTCAAACTATAAATGTACAAGACGTAACGGCTCCGGTTATCGCAGCGTTACCTGCAACTTCAACTATCTCTTGTCCGGCTGCGCCTGAGTTCGCTCAAGCTACTGCTACTGACGAATGTGGTTCAGCTTTCGAATTGACTTTCGCTGATGTAACTACTAATGGTAATTGTGCAGGTTCATATTCTGTAACCAGAACTTGGACGGCTACTGACGCTTGTGGAAATTCTTCTACTGCTTCTCAAACTATAAATGTACAAGACGTAACGGCTCCGGTTATCGCAGCGTTACCTGCTACTTCAACTATCTCTTGTCCGGCTGCGCCTGAGTTCGCTCAAGCTACTGCTACGGACGAATGTGGTTCAGCTTTCGAATTGACTTTCGCTGATGTAACTACTAATGGTAATTGTGCAGGTTCATACTCTGTAACCAGAACTTGGACGGCTACTGATGCGTGTGGAAATTCTTCTACTGCTTCTCAAACTATAAATGTACAAGACGTAACGGCTCCGGTTATTACTACTCAAGCTTCTAACATTATTGCTGAGTGTGATGGAAATGGTAACGAACTTGCTTTGTACACTTGGTTAACTAATAATGGTGGTGCCACAGCAACAGATGAATGTTCACCTGTAACTTGGTCTAACAACTTTAGTGAAATTGCTAATGATTGTTCAGCTGCTGTAACTGTTGTATTTACTGCAACTGACGAATGTGGAAATACCGCTTCATCATCAGCTACCTTTACTATTAATGATACTCAAAATCCAGTTGCTCCGGAAGCACCTGCTAACGTAACTGTGGCTTGTGCGACTGACATACCGGCTAATGTTTCATTAACTGCAACTGATAACTGTTCTAATGAAATTACTGTTCAAGGTGTAGATACTACAACTCAAGGTAACTGTCCGAACTCGTTCTCTGTAACCAGAACTTGGACTTTCACCGATGCTTGTGGTAACTCATCTTCTGTATCTCAAACTATTACTGTAAGTGATACTATTGCTCCGGTAGCTCCTGAAGCACCTGCTGACGTAACTGTGGCTTGTGCCGGTGATGTTCCTGCAATGATTTCGCTTACCGCTATTGATAACTGTTCAGGTGAAATAACTGCTCAAGGTGTTGATACTACAACTCAAGGTAACTGTCCGAACTCGTTCTCTGTAACCAGAACTTGGACTTTCACCGATGCTTGTGGTAACTCATCTTCTGTATCTCAAACTATTACTGTAAGTGATACTATTGCTCCGGTAGCTCCTGAAGCACCTGCTGACGTAACTGTAGCTTGTGCCGATGATGTTCCTGCAATGATTTCACTTACCGCTATTGATAACTGTTCAGGTGAGATAACTGCTCAAGGTGTTGATACTGTAACGCAAGGTAACTGTCCGAACTCGTTCTCTGTAACCAGAACTTGGACTTTCACCGATGCTTGTGGTAACTCATCTTCTGTATCTCAAACTATTACTGTAAGTGATACTATTGCTCCGGTAGCTCCTGAAGCACCTGCTGACGTAACTGTAGCTTGTGCCGATGATGTTCCTGCAATGATTTCACTTACCGCTATTGATAACTGTTCAGGTGAGATAACTGCTCAAGGTGTTGATACTGTAACGCAAGGTAACTGTCCGAACTCGTTCTCTGTAATCAGAACTTGGACTTTCACCGATGCTTGTGGTAACTCATCTTCTGTATCTCAAACTATTACTGTAAGTGATACTATTGCTCCGGTAGCTCCTGAAGCACCTGCTGACGTAACTGTAGCTTGTGCCGGTGATGTTCCTGCAATGATTTCACTTACCGCTATTGATAACTGTTCAGGTGAAATAACTGCTCAAGGTGTTGATACTGTAACGCAAGGTAACTGTCCGAACTCGTTCTCTGTAACCAGAACTTGGACTTTCACTGATGCTTGTGGTAACTCATCTTCTGTATCTCAAACTATTACTGTAAGTGATACTATTGCTCCGGTAGCTCCTGAAGCACCTGCTGACGTAACTGTGGCTTGTGCGGGTGATGTTCCTGCAATGATTTCGCTTACCGCTATTGATAACTGTTCAGGTGAGATAACTGCTCAAGGTGTTGATACTGTAACACAAGGTAACTGTCCGAACTCGTTCTCTGTAACCAGAACTTGGACTTTCACCGATGCTTGTGGTAACTCATCTTCTGTATCTCAAACTATTACTGTAATTGATACTATTGCTCCGGTAGCTCCTGAAGCACCTGCTGACGTAACTGTAGCTTGTGCCGGTGATGTTCCTGCAATGATTTCGCTTACCGCTATTGATAACTGTTCGGAAGAAATTACCGTTCAAGGTGTTGACAGTACCGTTCAAGGAGATTGTCCTAATTCATTCGTGGTAACCAGAACTTGGACTTTCACCGATGCTTGTGGTAACTCATCTTCTGTATCTCAAACCATCACGGTAAATGATACTATTGCACCTGTTGTTCCTGAAGCTCCGGCTAATGTAACTGTAGCTTGTGCCGGTGAAGTTCCTGCAATGATATCGCTTACGGCGACTGATAACTGTGGAGATTTCATCACAGTAGACGGTGTTGACAGTACTATTCAAGGAGATTGTCCAAACTCTTTCACAGTAACTAGAACTTGGACTTTCACTGATGCTTGTGGCAATACATCTTCTGTATCACAAACCATAAGCGTTGTAGATGAAACTGCTCCTGTAGTTCCTGCAGCACCAGCTGACGTAACTGTAACTTGTGCCGGTGATGTACCTGCAACTATTTCACTAACGGCTACTGATAACTGTGGAGATTCAATAACTGCACAAGGTGTTGACAGTATTGTTCAAGGAGATTGTCCTAACTCGTTCACTGTAACCAGAACTTGGACTTTCACTGATGCTTGTGATAACACTTCAACTGTATCGCAAACTATTACTGTAAATGACACTGTTGTTCCAACATTTAATGAGGTGGCACCAGCTAATACTACTGCTTCATGTGATAACATTCCTGCTGCAGCTGTATTAACCGCTACGGATAACTGTGGAACTGCAACGGTAGCAATGGTAGAAACAATTATTCAAGGTAACTGTCCTTCAAACTATGAAATTACCAGAACATGGACAGCTACCGATGCTTGTGGAAACACTAGCACACAAACTCAAACTATTGGAGTTTCTGACACTGTTGGACCGGTATTAATTACGCCATTAGATCCAAAAGTTGATGTAGAATGTACAGAAATCCCTGCGCCTCCTACATTAGAGTTTACTGATAATTGTTCAGCTGTTGGTACACCTGTATATACTGAAACCACATCTGAAGTTAATAATGGTTCTTATACCATTACCAGAACATGGGTTGTATCTGATGCTTGTGGTAACTTATCGCAAACTTACACTCAGTATGTTTATGTAAATCAAACTTCTGAAGTAGTTAATCTTACTGAGGTAGAGACAAGTAACAATCTTGACACAAATATACCTCTAGCCGATCAATTACCTGCAAATGTTATCGGTGGAGGAACATGGACGAATGTAAATAATGTTGGAGGATTTAATGCTGCTAACAATACATTTAATCCATTAGGAATAACACCGGGTGTATACTTATTCAGCTACACTGTTTATGACGGTACTTGTCCTACAGTATATAATTTACCAATATCTGTCGGTGAAGTTCGTGATTGTGAAAACATTATTATTCACAATGCCTTTACACCAAATGGTGATGCTTTCAATCAATATTTTAACATCGAAAATATTGAAGACATCACTTGTTATCCGACAAATAATGTTCAAATTTACAACCGCTGGGGAATTTTAGTTTATGAAACTAAAAACTATGACAACAATACCAGAAGATTTGAAGGTATCTCTGAAGGAAGAGTTACTGTAAGTAAATCTGAAGAATTGCCTACCGGAACGTATTTCTACATTATTGAGTGGACCACAAGTGAAGGTAATAAAGTTGTAAAAGACGGATATTTATACTTAACCAGATAA